TACCGCTACGATTAAGTAAATGTTCAATTGAATTAtttttatagaccttatgcattgacgtcatccagccgccatcttagaggtaaaaccgtgacgaaacaatcaaaatgccAATATTTGTACGCgtggcgcacaggattggccaatgaacaacctccttttgtgGTAAgtggtgagggcgccctactgaaatgacgtcatgtgcattaAGGTCTATTGTCATCTCTTGAAATTCATGAATGGACTTTTTTCCTCTGTGGTTTGGTTTTTCAGGGTTAATGCAGTTTCTGCTGGTCAAGTTCGAGGTGACTCCTACAGTACTGGATGTATTGGGCAAACAGGTAAACATAGATACTTGTTATACCTCGATAAcatattgtgaagtttgattggtcgagaaccaatcacgtgctgtgcaacaaatacgcatggaccatggctgcacagcgcggcgggtaacatgagtgatgttaaccGCTGTACATcaacttgatcgttcccactgtggtcgatttccagcgcttagtACGAAACGGCCCcaggttcgagggaacagtgaagaatggtttcttatttgaacaactgttcgtctgcttataaaactatgcatactccgtcgttataatgtttgaagatgacaacattactttgagaagaggaataatcgtgttaccaaggtataacaaaacaattgttgcacgctgtgatttggggtccattggttttgtacaccctcgggtaCTATCGGATACCCTTATCCCCCTCGgttgtacaaaacgccatggaccccgtcacagcgtgcaacaattgtatacagTAACACTTAATCCCTTGAGGGAAGGTAAACATTTGGTAATCAATCTTGCAATGAATGGCAACAACAACTTTGGTTTAAAgctattatacactttcagtaaacagtattgtccaagtcccacacttcgtgtatcacaacttatatataaaacaacaaacctgtgaaaatttaggctcaatcggtcatcggagtcgcgcaaaaaaaacgggaaaacccactcttgtttccgcgcgtttcgccatgtcatgacatgtgtttataacaaatccgtaatttaAAGCCTACAGTAGCTTTGGAGTGTGTAAcgcaatttgagaaacatttcacttttacGTAATGTGGTTACagtatgtaaaaagatatcagtttttatccttCTTATTTCTACATGTAGATAACACTGTGCTGTGCAATTACTCTTGTAACTATCTTTCCAATATGAACACAAAGAATGGTGTTTAAAGTTCTTTTACTAACTTATAAAGCCATTCATGGTTTAGCACCAGCGTACCTTTCAAGAACTCAAAACCATGAAATCACTCTCTCAATCAACCTACCGTCTCAGGATTTCACAAGACCCCACATTGTTGTCTCACCCATCTAGGAAATCAAGGGCTACTTTAGGTGATCGGGCATTTGTATACGCCTCTCCAAATCTTaaatggaacaatctcccaccttgcattagacagtcttcttcacttaaagccattatacactttcggtaaacagtattgtccaagtcccacactttgtgtatcacaacttatatttaaaataacaatcctgtggaaatttaggctcaatcggacatcggagtctggagaaaacaacgggaaaacccactcctgttttcgcgtgtttcgccgtgtcatgacatgtgtttataacaaatccgtaattctcgctaacgagaatttatattgttttaccgtttttctcaaaaagtaaagcatttcatggactaatatttcaagagaagtctttcaccattaccttctgtaaaccctgtaaattatttgtaaatctgtgaacttttttttttttttctgtaccgaaagggtccaatggctttaatgtatttaaatctaagttaaaaaacccatttgtttacttcgcccatttaattcattcttgctctgttggtgtattttttttttttttcattttttctctgCATTTTTTGTATTCCTTGTCATGCGCAGTAGAGTATAGTTATATATGTAGGTCACTGCGCAACAACATGAGTGTTAGTTTGGCCCAAAGCTTATTGTACCATCCCTGCATTTCATtgcacacccttgttgcattgtTTTCCACTTCTctctaggttttttttattttgaacccaagttttgttttatcctttttttccGTCCAGGAGCGCGTGTTTGGTTGTTCATTGGATTTCTGATGGCATTTGCAGGTCTCATCGCCGCCAGCTGGATACTCTTTGGAGCGTATGTTGTCAACCCTGACCGTAAGCTAGTTCTCTGACttgattacaaaagttttccataCTACTTTTTCTCTGATCCctatgtttaaagccattatacactttcggtaaacagtattgtccaagtcccacacttcgtgtatcacaacgtatatataaaataacaatcctgtggaaatttaggctcaatctgacatcagagtcgggagaaaataacgggaaaacccactcctgttttcgcacgtttcgccgtgtcatgacatgtgtttataacaaatccgtaattctcgcttacgagaatttatattgttttaccgttttctcaaaaagtaaagcatttcatggactaatatttcaagagaagtctttcaccattaccttctgtaaaccctgtaaattatttgtaaacctgtgaacttttctttttttctgtactgaaagggtccaatggctttaaaaaacataattatgatTGAAaaatttgcggtaacaccgtacTTTATCTGCTTTGCTGCGTAGCTTTTTTCCTTTGGGAACtaggtcttgttttttttctactgctgcGGAGTAGCTTTCGGAATTCGAGAGACTACTtaattctaaaaagaactgtcaagCTTGTTAACTAACTGGGCGATAGGTAGGGGAAAAATAGGTCGGGTCTATTGCTTTTGTTTAGTGGATTGAGGGAGCTTCTTaatattaacttcactgccgaggagtgagtttttaaagacagtgagtttttaattggtcttaaagaaactggacactattagtaattgtcaaagaccagtcttctcacttggtgtaactcattatattcaaaaaataacaaacctgtgaaaatttgagctcaattggtcatcaaactcaaagttgcgagataataatgaaaataattaaaacaccCTTGAGACATGAAGttgcatgctttcagatgcctgattttgagacctcaaaatctaactctgaggtctgaagttgtggaaaattacttctttatcgaaaactatgttacttcagagggagccgtttctcacaatcttttatactatcaacagctccccattgctcattaccaagtaaggttttatgctaataattatttggagtaattaccaatagtgtccagcgcctttaatgtTACGAGAAACTTGCTCTACACATTGTCAGAATTCTGAAAAGAATAAAAAGCAAGCGAAGAACAAGCTGTGCAATAATTAGCAAGACCTAAGtccccaaaaacaaaatctacacggCAAGATAGATTACCGCAAGCCGATTGACAAAAGAGGGGGAATTTTAATGTAGAGCGGGTTCCTTCAGTTGGCAGGGTGCCGAAAAGCCCGCCCGACACTAAGGATTCCCCAACCACCTCTGGAAGAATTTCCTCTATTGGTTCCGACCACCACACATTTcccaaattttaaataattacactTGCAATTGAAAGGTTTTGAACTAAATGTAAAATTGGGTATTTAGCTTGTATCCGAAACCATTAATTTTGAGCACCTCTTTGATTCGAGTCTTTTTTTATATGATCTACCATGTAACTGATCCATCTCGCACTGGTTTTGAGGGAAACTTTTTTCCACCACTAAAGAAATCCCCGGGCAGAACCCTGAGTTGGTTGAATAATTTTATCTTTGTCTTCCAGGGTTTGAGTCAAGCCGGGGACAATGTGAATAAGGTTTTCAGTCCATACCCGACCGTGTGGGTTTTCGCTTGATGGGTTCTCTTGTTTTGACatttgcagagtctttctcaaatgacaacacaacaacaatgtGTTTGTGCAAACAAAGTGGTACCCCCTGAAATTTGGCCGTGACTTTCAAGTCTAGAGTATAAACTCATCGGTTCTCTTCTGGCCAATACACTGACcagggtccagtttcatagagctgctaagcacaacaaaattgcttagcatgaaatttcttcctcggtaaaaacaggattaccacccaaatttctatttgttgcatatattgcttgttactggtattcagctgttgtctGCTTATACCGGAAATCACGTGGAAATGTGGTTGTTTATCCTgattttatcaaggcaaacatttttatgctaagcaaatttttgtgcttagaagctccatgaaattgggcccagtttgtcATTGTTGTAGTATTCTGTCGCAGCGGTTGTGTCTTTGGAAACTGCACTTCATTTGGGTtacttatttttatatatttatttatcaatgtttttctctctttttaatAGCAAAAGTAGATGGGGATCCTTATCCAGGAGTTGCAATTTTTCTCCAAAATTTCCTCATATTTATGTCGtaagtattttttcattttgaaaaaaaaaacaaaaaaactcatgagcgtgatttgaaactttgcatggtggagacaCAATGTAGTGAGGTtttcagtaacaccatgtacatgagtaggatttgaaactttgcatggtggagatacaatctagtaaggtttgcagtaacaccatgtacttgagtaggatttgaaactttgcatggtggagatacaatctagtaaggtttgcagtaacaccatgtacatgagtaggatttgaaactttgcatggtggagatacaatctagtaaggtttgcagtaacaccatgtacatgagtaggatttgaaactttgcatggtggagatgcaatctagtaaggtttgcagtaacaccatgtacttgagtaggatttgaaactttgcatggtggagatacaatctagtaaggtttgcagtaacaccatgtacttgagtaggatttgaaactttgcatggtggagatacaatctagtaaggtttgcagtaacaccatgtacttgagtaggatttgaaactttgcatggtggagatacaatctagtaaggtttgcagtaacaccatgtacttgagtaggatttgaaactttgcatggtggagatacaatctagtaaggtttgcagtaacaccatgtacttgagtaggatttgaaactttgcatggtggagatacaatctagttaggtttgcagtaacaccatgtacatgagtaggattttaaactttgcatggtggagatacaatctagtaaggtttgcagtaacaccatgtacttgagtaggctttgaaactttgcatggtggagatacaatctagttaggtttgcagtaacaccatgtacatgagtaggattttaaactgtgcatggtggagatgcaatctagtaaggtttgcaagtaacaccatgtacatgagtaggattttaaactttgcatggtggagatacaatctagtaaggtttgcagtaacaccatgtacttgagtaggatttgaaactttgcatggtggagatacaatctagtaaggtttgcagtaacaccatgtacttgagtaggatttgaaactttgcatggtggagatacaatctagttaggtttgcagtaacaccatgtacatgagtaggattttaaactttgcatggtggagatacaatctagtaaggtttgcagtaacaccatgtacttgagtaggctttgaaactttgcatggtggagatacaatctagttaggtttgcagtaacaccatgtacatgagtaggattttaaactgtgcatggtggagatgcaatctagtaaggtttgcaagtaacaccatgtgcatgagtaggattttaaactttgcatggtggagatacaatctagtaaggtttgcaagtaacaccatgtacatgagtaggattttaaactttgcatggtggagatgcaatctagtaaggtttgcagtaacaccatgtacatgagtaggatttgaaactttgcatggtggagatacaatctagtaaggtttgcagtaacaccatgtacttgagtaggatttgaaactttgcatggtggagatacaatctagtaaggtttgcagtattaACACCATGTAGCCTAcacgagtaggatttgaaactttaatgTTTGGACAagatacaatttcttttttcttttatcattctctcgcaactaAAATGGCCAATTTGAGCCGAaatctttacagatttgttactttatgcattgatatgttgggatacaacaagtgaggaAACTGGTAAAGGTGCCTAGTGCCTTTATAACAAGGGTTGAAGTGTTAGGTCAGAACctactttttaaataattattactataACATGAAACAGATACCTAAAACAAAACCTTGAAAAACATATTTCTCATTTCTCTACAGAGGAATAGTCTTCAAGTTTGGCAGAACGGAAGAATTATGGGAGTGAACGACAGCGTCTTGTAACATATCATTTTTTTGTGGTGTATttgtaagtgtttttgtttttatttttttataaatatttaggtCTAAGGCCTTCCAATTGTCACGCTTTGGCCATGTTCTCGTCCCATTCAGATCGGGAAGGTAAAAAAATAGTCAGACCCCTAGTTTGTCAAATTAAACTTAGTAGTCATTGCCGTGCACTGCAGGGGACAAGACGAGGATGGTGGTGAcatgattataataatataataattattattgcttTTAAGCGCCTGGCGTCTATGACTGGAACCCAAGGCGCTGTACAATTTAAAATAGTAGGACTCACGAGGCAGAAATAAACAAAGAGCATCTATACAAGATTTcttaaaatataaaccacataAATGCACCAGCAAGTAATTAAAACCACACAACACAAAAGTTAAAAAAGTTATGATAAAGGCTGTATGTAAGGTTTTATTCAGGATTTGGTACAGGGCTGTCCCAATTTGCTGGAAATCTAAAAACTggttgtccaaattgttcacttacaatacaaatacatatcaatataaaccacaagggaaactgactgggtaaattcgtaaatgatttttggggttgaacaaagaattgactagagtgggattcgaaccaacgacctccggattaacgtgccggcgctctaccaactgagctatctagccctatattggcggtgtccctattttgtcaatatctttgttcgggggtgccagtcagaagccatgcaaccgttaactgccgtgtagccagggatcacacccaaattacgatacaacttGGGAAGCGGCAggtaggggatcaccttaaggggatgcgactttttgtttcagatatcaatataaaccacaagggaaactgactgggtaaatttgtaaatgatttttggggttgaacaaagaattgactagagtgggattcgaaccaacgacctccggattaacgtgccggcgctctaccaactgagctatctagccctatattggcaatACAAATACATGTTAACACATGTTAATATCAGATacaacagggtgtccaaatgtCAAACAGGTGGTCAAAAAGACGCCCAGCcacccctctgactaacactatggttgtatggcttctgactggcacccctgaacaaagatattgactaatagggagaTCTTCAACATGtggctagatagcttagttggtaaagCGCCCGGCTCATTAACGTGGAGGTCGAAaggttcagtgcctttaagttaaacaATTCAAGAAGATGTGTCGTTatgttcttctttgtttttatacattttagACAATTCGTTCACGTAAGAGGCAAACACAGTATGGTTTCTGGGTTTTGGTCCCTTCTTACATTGTATGTGAACATTTTACCACCCTACATGTAAGATACTGCCTTTGAACTTGTGATGCACAGCAACGGCCATTTAATATTTTCTAGTTTGCAAATGtgtattataaaaaaatgtgtataatgTGCATaggatattgtttgtttttgtataaaaaatggTTTGGAATATGCAATCTCTCGTAGCTTTTAATATTAGtagaatttgtaatttttttttgaaccCCTCACCTGAGCAGTTGAAACAGCCAATTAAATGCCACAGGGTACGTAGTAGTTTTATAGTAAAGTGTAGGGTGGTCGGGTTggcatacgcctctcttaatgcATGGCGTCATCAGTCTTACCCctaaatgaggctatgggcgcacatcccccatcacttgcagtggctgcgcccatcgcctcatTTTGagtttgcattgtgacgt
Above is a window of Asterias rubens chromosome 11, eAstRub1.3, whole genome shotgun sequence DNA encoding:
- the LOC117296456 gene encoding transmembrane protein 50A-like; its protein translation is MSGCLDGVECSRPEWCELGEKRNAVVSVLSGILFFAGWWIAIDAAAFYPEQVKLNKEYHICGVVSTIAFFMVNAVSAGQVRGDSYSTGCIGQTGARVWLFIGFLMAFAGLIAASWILFGAYVVNPDPKVDGDPYPGVAIFLQNFLIFMSGIVFKFGRTEELWE